In Arcanobacterium canis, the sequence GGACTAGGAATGGCCACCAATAAAAATTTGAAACTTTAGAGTCAACGCGTATATTCTGCTTGCAAAATTTCAGTACATCGAGTTCATATGAATTCGAAGCCACTGAATGGCGCGGGGTAGATAAGTACCGCAAATTCATCGACGCTTGCTGTGTTTTACTTTCTTGATCTCGACGATTCGAGTTCCTTCAAAGGTGCCCCACACATCAACGTCGTGAACATCTACCCATTCGGCACCATACTTGCGTAGCTGCTTATCAGCTTCGTTAATTTCGACTTCAGCTCGTCCACCTTTCAGCGCGACTACACGACCGCCATCACGAACCAAAGGCATGGTCCACGGGATCAGTTTCTTCAAGGCAGCAACGGCACGTGCTGTCACAATATCTGCGGAAAAACCATCAAGGTCCTCTGCACGGCCACGGATCACTTCAACATTGTTTAATTCGAGATCATCAACGACATACTGAAGCCAGTCAGTTCTGCGCTCCATTGCTTCAATGAGTGACACGTTAACACTGGGACGAGTAATCGCGAGGACAAGCCCCGGGAAACCGGCACCCGAACCAACATCTGCTACAGACATTGAATCTTCAATAAATCCATTGATTGCTGTTGAATTGAGAAGGTGACGTGACCAGAGTTTATTCATTTCACGTGGCCCGACAAGACCTCGTAATTGCCCCTCATTCTCGAGCAATTGAGCGAAGCGGGAGAGTCGCTCCCATTGCAGATCACCAAAATGTTCAGCGCCATGTAAGGGAGCAGGCTCAACTTCACCATCTTTTTCTACTGGAATATTGTCATTCTGATGATCGCGCATTGCTCTCTTACCTCCGCTGAAAAATACCGATTTAAGACTGCCATATTGGCCAACAAACTGCCATATACGCACTAATTTCAGATAGACGCGACAGCGGGAACCTTACCTTTCACACGATGCAAACTAACATCAATATGGACCGCTACACCGGCTTCACACTGCGAAGCGGAATCACCCACGTACTCCCTACCTTCAGTCCAGGAAGGGTACCAGATTTAAGGCGCTTGTTAATCGCTTGCGTCGATACACCAAGAATCTCAGCTGCTTGGCTAGCGGAGACAAGGGGTGGAATGTCATCGACTCCTAATAGCTCGTCAGCAGAGGATTCTTGCACGATCAAAATTGAGTAAAGGGTTCCGATTTGAGCGCAAACATCACGAGCCCGATGAAAAGCTTTATTAATTGAAGAACCTTCCACAGTGAAAATCACTTGAAGACCATCTTTGTTCTCGCGCACTATTCCAGAAAACTGAGCTACGTGTGCCAGAGCAGAATTCACATCAATCGCATCGTTGATTTGAACAGTGACAATATATTTCATATTCGGAATCCCTTCGTGTGCTCAAAAGGTCTCGTATTGTCATTCTATCGAAGCCCCAACGATTCCTTGAGTTCCCCCGGAGGAAATCCAAAGCGCGGCAAAATACCCATGGCTGATTCCATTACCCGTCACACGCCTACCCGTCACACGCGTCAGATCCTAGACCCAGAAACAGGAAAGACAAACGGCGAGTTTCCATGTGGGAAACTCGCCGTTTCACGTGAAACATTGGCTTGATGTACTCAGCTCGTTGGCCAAGCACCGCCACGCACTATTTACTCATCACTATCAGCCGATTCAGGGTAGTCAGCTGACTCTGCGGATGCACTCGATACCGAGGATTCAGCCGACTCACTGGAATCAGCACTGTCATCCGTCGAGGGAGAGATCACTACGTGGCGATCAGCGCCCTGACCGTACGAATCAGAAACGAGACCCGCATCAGCGGCCACGTCATGTACAACCTTGCGCTCGAATGGGTTCATCGGACGAAGCGATACCTCTTGACCAGAATCGAGAACCTCTGCCACGGCGTCAGCAGCGATCTTAGCGATCTTCTTACGATGGTCTGCGCGGTAGCCGAGGATATCGAGCATGAGTCGAGAACGCTCACCTGTCTCCTGCTGGACAGCAAGGCGCGTCAACTCCTGGAGAGCATCAAGAACGTGCCCCTCACGGCCGATCAGACGCTTCAGACGACGATCCTTCTCATCGTCGGACACGATAGCAACAGCAGCGCGGTCTGCCTCAACAGAAATCTCGAGGTCACCGTCAAGATCAGCAATATCGAGAAGTTCCTCAAGGTAATCCGCAGCGAGATCGCCCTCTTCAGCAAGGGTCTTCTTCAGTTCAGTATTTTCTGACATGTTCTTCCTTGTATTCTGTTCTGTCACAGACATTCAGTAATCTATGAGCCCGATGCCGGCCCGCATATTCCCTCCCGACGCTCGAAGCTCAAGAGGAAATTTTCGTCCGGCAAGGAGAAGACGCCGACATCACGCCTCACTCGCCATCTCCCGTCGGACTTACCTAGAAATTACGATCTTTCTTGTTGCGCGCAGCTTTCTTGGCACGCGCATTCTTCTTATCAGCAGAACGCTGACGCTGTGCAAGACGTCGCTCGTAACGCTTCTGTGCGCGCTCGGAGTCGGTCAAGCCGTCCTTTCCAACGGGCTCTCCGGCGTCGTTATAACGCTGTTCATCAAGCTCATCATCGACAAAAGAGAGCGGGTTTCCGAAAGCGTCCACATGTGCGCCAGCCTTCTTTGAACGGCTCTTGCCGAGGGGCTGAACACGCTGACCGGTGCTCTTCTCTTCGGCATCTTCCTCTGGAGGAAGCCCAGCTTTGATACGCTTGGCACGATCACGTGCCAACTTGCGTTTGTGTGCTTCAGAACCCGGCGTCGGGTTGGTTAGCATAAGCCAGGTCTGCTGGCCAATATTCCAGAAATTACCGGTAACCCAGTAAATCAGTACACCAATTTGGAAAGCGTAACCGGTGAAGATGTAAATGAGAGGCATTCCGTAGAGCATGGTCTTCTGCATGGTCTGCATCTGGTTCGCCATCGGGTTATCAGGATCCGGCTCATGCTTGGGCATATTCCAGGTCATCATCTGCTTCTGCTGGAAGAACAGTGTGATCACCAGCAGCGAAATCATCACGACGGCGACGACGGTGATGCGGGTGGACATTCCGGCGAAGATCGGCAGATGAGAAGTTGCAATCGACGAGGTCAACGGCGCACCGAAGAGCTCCGACTGACCAATCTGGCTAGCGATCACTTTGTTAATCGGTCCAATCGCCGCGGACGGGTCACCGTTGTAAATGCCCTTTGACAGCGGATCGATCGCATAGAGCATACGGAACAATGCGAAGAAGATCGGCATCTGAATCAACAATGGGAAACAGGAAGCGAAAGGCGATGAACCGTGTTCACGGTACAGCGCCA encodes:
- the rsmG gene encoding 16S rRNA (guanine(527)-N(7))-methyltransferase RsmG — encoded protein: MRDHQNDNIPVEKDGEVEPAPLHGAEHFGDLQWERLSRFAQLLENEGQLRGLVGPREMNKLWSRHLLNSTAINGFIEDSMSVADVGSGAGFPGLVLAITRPSVNVSLIEAMERRTDWLQYVVDDLELNNVEVIRGRAEDLDGFSADIVTARAVAALKKLIPWTMPLVRDGGRVVALKGGRAEVEINEADKQLRKYGAEWVDVHDVDVWGTFEGTRIVEIKKVKHSKRR
- a CDS encoding helix-turn-helix domain-containing protein; its protein translation is MKYIVTVQINDAIDVNSALAHVAQFSGIVRENKDGLQVIFTVEGSSINKAFHRARDVCAQIGTLYSILIVQESSADELLGVDDIPPLVSASQAAEILGVSTQAINKRLKSGTLPGLKVGSTWVIPLRSVKPV
- a CDS encoding Jag family protein, which codes for MSENTELKKTLAEEGDLAADYLEELLDIADLDGDLEISVEADRAAVAIVSDDEKDRRLKRLIGREGHVLDALQELTRLAVQQETGERSRLMLDILGYRADHRKKIAKIAADAVAEVLDSGQEVSLRPMNPFERKVVHDVAADAGLVSDSYGQGADRHVVISPSTDDSADSSESAESSVSSASAESADYPESADSDE
- the yidC gene encoding membrane protein insertase YidC, giving the protein MDSILYPIMWVISWIMYGIHAILTGLGMPQGAGSAWVWSIIGLTVVVRILIIPLYNKQIRSTRAMQELQPEMKKIQKKYKGRKDQVSRQRQQEEMMALYREHGSSPFASCFPLLIQMPIFFALFRMLYAIDPLSKGIYNGDPSAAIGPINKVIASQIGQSELFGAPLTSSIATSHLPIFAGMSTRITVVAVVMISLLVITLFFQQKQMMTWNMPKHEPDPDNPMANQMQTMQKTMLYGMPLIYIFTGYAFQIGVLIYWVTGNFWNIGQQTWLMLTNPTPGSEAHKRKLARDRAKRIKAGLPPEEDAEEKSTGQRVQPLGKSRSKKAGAHVDAFGNPLSFVDDELDEQRYNDAGEPVGKDGLTDSERAQKRYERRLAQRQRSADKKNARAKKAARNKKDRNF